The Glycine soja cultivar W05 chromosome 8, ASM419377v2, whole genome shotgun sequence genome has a window encoding:
- the LOC114422674 gene encoding probable mitochondrial saccharopine dehydrogenase-like oxidoreductase At5g39410: MEEEQNGGRFDLIILGASGFTGKYVLREALKFLNTPSSPLKSIAIAGRSPQKLTQALQWASRPNPPPSLPILTADTADPSSLRSLCARTGLLLNCVGPFRLHGEPVVAACAAAGCDYLDISGEPEFMERVEAAHHERAVETGALVVSACGFDSVPAELGVMFNSRQWMGPAAPNRVEAYVALESEKRIVGNFATYESAVLGVANAHQLQQLRRSRPRKPRPQIPGPPTSKGETIENNKKIGLWAVKLPSADSIVVRRTLGILTENLHGLPGLNESAETVEKREAFWSSVKPAHFGVKIGSKSFLGILRIIMVGVFIGLFGSIGFGRQLLLKFPEIFSLGWFRKNGPSEEEVESASFKMWFVGHGYSDGSIASQGNTKPDMEIVTRVMGPEVGYLTTPIILIQCALVLLCQRDSLPKGGVYPPGIIFGPTDLQERLQQNGISFDVISKSTIS; this comes from the exons CCCATCCTCCCCCCTCAAATCCATAGCCATAGCGGGCCGAAGCCCACAAAAACTAACCCAGGCCCTTCAGTGGGCCTCCAGGCCCAACCCTCCCCCCTCCCTCCCCATCCTCACCGCGGACACCGCCGACCCCTCCTCCCTCCGTTCCCTCTGCGCCCGCACGGGCCTCCTCCTCAACTGCGTGGGCCCCTTCCGCCTCCACGGCGAGCCCGTCGTGGCCGCCTGCGCCGCAGCGGGCTGCGACTACCTCGACATCTCCGGCGAGCCCGAGTTCATGGAGCGCGTGGAGGCCGCGCACCACGAGCGGGCCGTGGAGACAGGAGCGCTTGTAGTATCGGCTTGTGGATTCGACTCCGTGCCCGCGGAGCTCGGCGTGATGTTCAACTCCAGGCAGTGGATGGGGCCCGCCGCGCCGAATCGCGTGGAGGCTTACGTGGCGCTTGAGTCTGAGAAGAGGATTGTGGGGAACTTTGCTACTTACGAATCTGCGGTTCTCGGTGTTGCCAATGCGCACCAGTTGCAGCAACTCAGAAGGTCACGCCCAAGAAAACCTAGGCCTCag ATTCCTGGACCTCCTACTTCAAAAGGAGAAACTATAGAGAACAACAAGAAAATTGGTCTTTGGGCAGTGAAGTTACCTTCAGCAGATTCAATTGTAGTTCGACGAACGCTAGGGATTCTAACAGAAAACCTCCATGGTCTCCCTGGGCTGAACGAGAGTGCTGAGACAGTTGAGAAAAGGGAAGCCTTCTGGTCATCTGTGAAGCCAGCTCATTTTGGTGTGAAAATAGGCTCAAAATCTTTCTTGGGCATTCTCCGAATCATCATGGTTGGAGTTTTCATTGGTCTTTTTGGAAGTATTGGTTTTGGAAGGCAGCTTCTTTTGAAATTTCCTGAAATATTCAGCCTTGGTTGGTTCAGGAAGAATGGCCCCTCTGAAGAGGAGGTGGAAAGTGCTTCCTTCAAGATGTGGTTTGTTGGACATGGTTATAGTGATGGGAGCATTGCTTCACAGGGAAACACAAAACCTGACATGGAGATTGTAACAAGGGTTATGGGACCTGAAGTTGGATATCTGACCACACCAATAATTCTTATTCAGTGTGCTCTTGTTCTTCTCTGCCAACGTGACAGCCTTCCAAAAGGAGGAGTTTACCCTCCTGGGATCATCTTTGGTCCAACTGATCTCCAGGAAAGACTTCAACAAAATGGAATATCCTTTGATGTCATCTCAAAAAGCACCATTTCTTGA